One Halosegnis longus DNA window includes the following coding sequences:
- a CDS encoding isopentenyl phosphate kinase, translating into MSSPTILKLGGSVVTDKDEPETVATESLARLAADIAAFDDPLVVVHGGGSFGHHHASRHGISRTDGSRDAQAARDITNAMRTLNDAVVAALADAGVPAVPVHPLSVAARDTDGDLTLPTASVETMLDSGFVPVLHGDVVAHAGEGVTILSGDELVVSLAESLGAERVGLCSAVPGVLDNEENVIPTIEAFDDVAHVLGGSESTDVTGGMAAKVRELLALDSPAYIFDAAGVGPFLAGERPGTRIG; encoded by the coding sequence GTGAGTAGCCCGACGATTCTCAAGCTCGGGGGGAGCGTCGTCACCGACAAGGACGAACCAGAGACCGTCGCGACCGAGTCACTGGCGCGACTCGCTGCCGACATCGCTGCGTTCGACGACCCGCTCGTCGTCGTCCACGGCGGCGGGAGCTTCGGCCACCACCACGCTAGCCGACACGGTATCTCCCGGACCGACGGGAGCCGCGACGCGCAGGCGGCCCGCGATATCACGAACGCGATGCGAACCCTCAACGACGCCGTGGTCGCGGCGCTCGCTGACGCCGGCGTGCCTGCCGTCCCCGTCCACCCGCTCTCGGTGGCCGCACGCGACACCGACGGCGACCTCACGCTCCCGACCGCGAGTGTCGAGACGATGCTCGATTCGGGCTTCGTCCCCGTGCTCCACGGCGACGTGGTCGCCCACGCTGGTGAGGGCGTGACCATCCTCTCGGGCGATGAACTGGTCGTCTCACTGGCCGAATCACTGGGGGCAGAGCGTGTCGGCCTCTGTTCTGCCGTACCGGGCGTCCTCGACAACGAGGAGAACGTCATTCCGACCATCGAGGCGTTCGACGACGTGGCCCACGTCCTCGGCGGGAGCGAGTCGACGGACGTGACCGGCGGGATGGCGGCGAAGGTGCGGGAGCTGCTCGCGCTCGACTCGCCGGCGTACATCTTCGACGCCGCGGGTGTCGGTCCCTTCCTCGCCGGCGAGCGGCCGGGGACGCGCATCGGCTAG
- the mvk gene encoding mevalonate kinase, whose amino-acid sequence MTTSSAPGKVYLFGEHAVVYGEPAVPCAVGRRARVTVEERDDDRIRVEAEDLSLDGFTVTYGDDPDDADVNVPGDLVAAATGYVDGAVAQARDAADAPDAGFSVTIESDIPLGAGLGSSAAVAVAGIDAATRELGVELSATELADRAYRVEHEVQEGQASRADTFCSAMGGAVRVEGDDCKRLPDPPDLPFVVGYDGGAGNTGELVAGVRDLREQYEFAADTVASIGDLVREGERALRDDDVARIGELMDFNHGLLSALGVSARSLDAMVWGARGAGAMGAKLTGAGGGGCVVALDESDATLTALEYTTACETAFRAELDTEGVRRE is encoded by the coding sequence ATGACAACATCGAGTGCTCCCGGCAAGGTGTATCTGTTCGGGGAGCACGCCGTCGTCTACGGGGAGCCGGCGGTGCCGTGTGCCGTCGGTCGGCGAGCGCGCGTCACCGTCGAGGAACGCGACGACGACCGCATCCGCGTCGAGGCGGAGGACCTCTCGCTGGACGGGTTCACCGTCACCTACGGCGACGACCCGGACGACGCCGACGTGAACGTCCCCGGCGACCTCGTGGCGGCCGCGACGGGGTACGTCGACGGCGCGGTCGCACAGGCGCGCGACGCCGCGGACGCGCCCGACGCCGGCTTCTCCGTTACTATCGAGTCGGATATCCCGCTCGGTGCGGGACTCGGGTCGTCGGCCGCCGTCGCCGTCGCCGGCATCGACGCCGCGACGCGTGAACTCGGCGTCGAACTCTCGGCGACCGAACTTGCCGACCGCGCCTACCGCGTCGAACACGAGGTGCAGGAGGGGCAGGCCTCGCGGGCCGACACCTTCTGCTCGGCGATGGGCGGGGCCGTCCGCGTCGAGGGCGACGACTGCAAGCGACTGCCGGACCCGCCGGACCTCCCGTTCGTCGTCGGCTACGACGGTGGTGCCGGCAACACCGGCGAGCTCGTCGCCGGCGTGCGCGACCTCCGCGAGCAGTACGAGTTCGCCGCCGACACCGTCGCGTCGATCGGCGACCTCGTGCGAGAAGGCGAGCGCGCGCTCCGCGACGACGACGTCGCCCGGATCGGTGAACTGATGGACTTCAACCACGGGTTGCTCTCCGCGCTCGGCGTTTCGGCGCGGTCGCTGGACGCGATGGTGTGGGGTGCCCGCGGCGCGGGGGCGATGGGGGCGAAGCTGACGGGAGCCGGCGGTGGCGGCTGTGTCGTCGCGCTCGACGAGAGCGACGCAACCCTGACCGCCCTCGAGTACACGACGGCCTGCGAGACGGCGTTCCGCGCCGAACTCGACACGGAGGGCGTTCGCCGTGAGTAG
- the idsA3 gene encoding geranylfarnesyl diphosphate synthase produces the protein MSCKERVRAAVEARREEVNDAIDEQLPLARPERLYEASRYLLTAGGKRLRPTLLLLVAEALTDTDPQTQPYRSFPDLTDEPVDLMSGAVSIEVIQSFTLIHDDIMDDDDLRRGVPSVHREYDVGTAILAGDTLYSKAFEYMLETGAPPDRQVRALDELATTCTEICEGQAFDVEFEGRGDVTTDEYMEMVELKTAVLYAAAAAIPAILLGADDETVDALHQYGIDIGRAFQIHDDVLDLTTPSEKLGKQRGSDLVEGKRTAITLHAREQGVDIESLVDTDDPEAVTEATIDEAVAELESVGSIQFASDLAEEHVENGKQRLQRLPDNEARSLLEDIADFLITREY, from the coding sequence ATGAGCTGCAAAGAGCGCGTCCGCGCGGCTGTCGAAGCCCGTCGCGAGGAGGTGAACGACGCGATTGACGAACAGCTACCGCTGGCGCGACCCGAGCGGCTCTACGAGGCCTCCCGGTATCTCCTCACCGCCGGTGGGAAGCGCCTGCGACCGACGCTGCTGTTGCTCGTCGCGGAGGCGCTCACCGACACCGACCCGCAGACCCAGCCGTACCGGTCGTTCCCGGACCTCACCGACGAGCCGGTCGACCTGATGAGCGGTGCCGTCTCCATCGAGGTCATCCAGTCGTTCACGCTCATCCACGACGACATCATGGACGACGACGACCTCCGTCGCGGGGTCCCGTCGGTCCACCGCGAGTACGACGTTGGCACGGCCATCCTCGCCGGGGACACGCTCTACTCGAAGGCCTTCGAGTACATGCTGGAGACCGGCGCACCACCGGACCGACAGGTCCGCGCGCTCGATGAACTCGCGACCACCTGCACCGAAATCTGTGAGGGGCAGGCGTTCGACGTGGAGTTCGAGGGGCGCGGCGACGTGACCACCGACGAGTACATGGAGATGGTGGAGCTGAAGACCGCCGTTCTGTACGCTGCTGCGGCCGCCATCCCGGCCATCCTGTTGGGTGCCGACGACGAGACCGTCGACGCACTCCACCAGTACGGCATCGACATCGGGCGCGCGTTCCAGATTCACGACGACGTGCTCGATCTGACGACGCCCTCCGAGAAGCTGGGCAAACAGCGCGGCTCCGACCTCGTCGAGGGCAAACGGACCGCGATTACGCTCCACGCCCGCGAGCAGGGCGTCGACATCGAGAGTCTGGTCGACACCGACGACCCCGAGGCCGTCACCGAGGCGACCATCGACGAGGCCGTCGCGGAACTCGAATCCGTCGGCTCGATTCAGTTCGCCAGCGACCTCGCCGAGGAACACGTCGAGAACGGGAAACAGCGGCTCCAGCGGCTCCCCGACAACGAGGCGCGGTCGCTGCTCGAGGATATCGCGGACTTCCTCATCACCCGGGAGTACTGA
- a CDS encoding GIDE domain-containing protein produces the protein MNPLLLILGVLGVGIGGYLCYSGWQTRATRNLIESTETTELLQLTPGPVEVVGESEATDDGLFPAPFTDDEVVAASWEIEEWEESGKHSSWRTEGSGSYATAFYLDDGTDRVLVRPEDATLEFDPAGRWEREIGVDEPLPDPIREFLAMDSTPGGPSEAFIKALDFGQQVGDRRYTQHTIEAGEQVYVLGTATRVGAQSFGANDFEIVASADDGHRDAERFIVSNRSESDLIDAQSSSARWRLVGGVLVTLLGVGLLAAGVVA, from the coding sequence GTGAATCCGCTCCTCCTGATTCTCGGCGTCCTCGGCGTTGGTATCGGTGGCTACCTCTGTTACTCGGGCTGGCAGACGCGCGCGACGCGAAATCTCATCGAGTCGACCGAGACGACCGAGCTTCTCCAACTCACTCCGGGACCGGTCGAGGTCGTGGGCGAAAGCGAGGCGACGGACGACGGACTGTTTCCCGCGCCCTTCACCGACGACGAGGTCGTCGCGGCCTCGTGGGAAATCGAGGAGTGGGAAGAGTCGGGGAAACACTCCTCGTGGCGCACGGAGGGATCGGGGTCGTACGCGACGGCGTTTTATCTGGACGACGGAACCGACCGCGTGCTCGTGCGCCCGGAGGATGCGACCCTGGAGTTCGACCCCGCCGGCCGGTGGGAGCGGGAAATCGGCGTCGACGAGCCGCTGCCGGACCCGATACGGGAGTTTCTCGCGATGGACTCGACGCCCGGCGGGCCGAGTGAGGCGTTCATCAAGGCGCTGGATTTCGGCCAGCAGGTCGGGGACCGACGCTACACGCAACACACCATCGAGGCGGGCGAACAGGTGTACGTGCTCGGGACGGCGACCCGCGTCGGAGCCCAGTCGTTCGGCGCGAACGACTTCGAAATCGTCGCGAGCGCGGACGACGGTCACCGCGACGCCGAGCGATTCATCGTCTCGAACCGCTCTGAGTCCGACCTCATCGACGCACAGTCCTCGTCGGCGCGGTGGCGACTGGTCGGCGGCGTTCTCGTGACGCTGCTCGGCGTCGGGTTGCTTGCGGCCGGCGTCGTCGCCTGA
- a CDS encoding glutamate--tRNA ligase, with product MDEDLRERVEREAERAALFNALKHGSDAQVGAIMGPLLGENPDFREHGDQIPGVIAPVIERVNGLEESAKRDRLEALDPEAVAELDADDEEDEHDLPDLSNTEDGVKMRAAPNPNGPWHIGHARMPAVIGTYAERYDGEFIVRFDDTDPETKRPDLDAYDAILEDIEYLGFEPSEVYRASDRLDIYYEHARELIDAGGAYTCTCPQGEFSELKNSGEACPHREKDAGTVHEEFDAMVDGEYESGDIVLRVRTDIEHKNPALRDFVAFRMIDTPHPREEAADYRCWPMLDFQSGIDDHLTGVTHIIRGIDLQDSAKKQRFVYDYFGWEYPEVVHWGHVQVDAYDVKLSTSTLKEKIEAGEYDGWDDPRVPTIKSLRRRGIRGQAIVDAMVELGTSTSDVDLPMSNIYAHNRELVDDETDRAFAVREGVRFEIAGGPGSAHPPVHPDHEDRGERDIPVGDSVMLEPDDVPAVGERVWLKGFGPFGREGDTLVYTDESIDIVREKDVPVVHWVPTDGSVSVRMRTMDGDVACFGEPAIESYEEDDLLQFERIGFVRIDEQTDRETVVYFTHE from the coding sequence ATGGACGAGGACCTCCGCGAGCGAGTCGAACGCGAGGCCGAGCGGGCCGCGCTGTTCAACGCGCTCAAACACGGTAGCGACGCACAGGTCGGGGCCATCATGGGGCCGCTGCTGGGCGAGAATCCGGACTTCCGCGAGCACGGCGACCAGATTCCGGGCGTCATCGCGCCGGTCATCGAACGCGTGAACGGGCTCGAGGAGTCGGCAAAGCGCGACCGCCTCGAAGCACTCGACCCCGAGGCCGTCGCCGAACTCGACGCCGACGACGAGGAGGACGAACACGACCTGCCTGACCTCTCGAACACCGAAGACGGCGTGAAGATGCGGGCCGCGCCGAATCCGAACGGCCCGTGGCACATCGGCCACGCGCGGATGCCTGCCGTCATCGGCACCTACGCCGAGCGGTACGACGGTGAGTTCATCGTCCGCTTTGACGACACCGACCCGGAGACGAAGCGTCCGGACCTCGATGCTTACGACGCCATCCTCGAGGATATCGAGTATCTCGGCTTCGAGCCGAGCGAGGTGTACCGCGCCAGCGACCGGCTGGACATCTACTACGAGCACGCCCGCGAGCTCATCGACGCCGGCGGTGCCTACACCTGTACCTGCCCGCAGGGGGAGTTTTCCGAGCTGAAGAATAGCGGCGAGGCCTGCCCGCACCGCGAGAAGGACGCCGGGACGGTCCACGAGGAGTTCGACGCGATGGTCGACGGCGAGTACGAGTCGGGCGATATCGTCCTGCGCGTGCGCACCGACATCGAGCACAAAAATCCTGCACTGCGCGATTTCGTCGCTTTCCGGATGATAGACACGCCACACCCGCGCGAGGAAGCCGCCGACTACCGGTGTTGGCCCATGCTCGACTTCCAGTCCGGCATCGACGACCACCTGACGGGCGTCACCCACATCATCCGCGGTATCGACCTGCAGGACTCGGCGAAGAAACAGCGGTTCGTCTACGACTACTTCGGCTGGGAGTACCCCGAGGTGGTCCACTGGGGCCACGTGCAGGTGGACGCCTACGACGTGAAACTCTCCACCTCGACGCTGAAGGAGAAAATCGAGGCCGGCGAGTACGACGGCTGGGACGACCCCCGCGTGCCGACCATCAAGTCGCTGCGCCGCCGGGGCATTCGCGGCCAGGCCATCGTCGACGCGATGGTCGAACTCGGCACCTCCACCTCCGACGTAGACCTCCCGATGTCGAACATCTACGCGCACAACCGCGAACTGGTGGACGACGAGACGGACCGCGCCTTCGCCGTCCGCGAGGGCGTCCGCTTCGAAATCGCCGGCGGTCCCGGCTCCGCGCACCCGCCGGTCCACCCCGACCACGAGGACAGAGGCGAGCGCGACATCCCGGTCGGCGATTCGGTCATGCTCGAACCCGACGACGTGCCGGCGGTCGGCGAGCGCGTCTGGCTCAAGGGGTTCGGGCCGTTCGGGCGCGAGGGCGACACGCTCGTGTACACCGACGAGTCCATCGACATCGTGCGCGAGAAGGACGTGCCGGTCGTCCACTGGGTGCCGACCGACGGCTCCGTCTCGGTCCGGATGCGGACGATGGACGGTGACGTGGCCTGCTTCGGCGAGCCGGCTATCGAATCCTACGAGGAAGACGACCTGCTCCAGTTCGAGCGCATCGGCTTCGTCCGCATCGACGAACAGACCGACCGCGAGACGGTCGTCTACTTCACCCACGAGTAA
- the rpsB gene encoding 30S ribosomal protein S2, whose amino-acid sequence MSDNDEGLEAAESEVEEEPTGETGAVPSEDPEPVAETDDTDESSDETPMLDEDVMPDDEADLLIPVEDYLAAGAHIGTQQKTKSMERFIHRVRTDGLYVLDVSQTDSRIRTAASFLSNYEPEQILVASSRQYGRFPAEKFAEAVGARARTGRFIPGTLTNPDYDGYIEPDVVVVTDPIGDAQAVKEAITVGIPVIAMCDSNNTTSNVDLVVPTNNKGRKALSVVYWLLANETLDKRGAEPTYALEDFETEL is encoded by the coding sequence ATGAGCGACAACGACGAAGGTCTCGAAGCGGCCGAATCCGAGGTCGAGGAGGAGCCCACCGGCGAGACCGGTGCCGTTCCGTCCGAGGACCCGGAGCCGGTCGCCGAGACTGATGACACAGACGAATCGAGCGACGAGACACCGATGCTGGACGAGGACGTCATGCCGGACGACGAGGCAGACCTCCTCATCCCCGTCGAGGATTACCTGGCTGCTGGTGCCCACATCGGGACCCAGCAGAAGACCAAGTCGATGGAGCGGTTCATCCACCGGGTCCGCACGGACGGGCTGTACGTGCTCGACGTGTCCCAGACCGACAGCCGCATCCGCACCGCGGCGTCGTTCCTCTCGAACTACGAGCCGGAGCAGATTCTGGTCGCCTCCTCGCGCCAGTACGGTCGCTTCCCGGCCGAGAAGTTCGCCGAGGCCGTGGGCGCACGCGCCCGCACCGGCCGCTTCATCCCCGGCACCCTGACCAACCCCGACTACGACGGCTACATCGAGCCGGACGTGGTCGTGGTGACCGACCCCATCGGTGACGCCCAGGCAGTGAAGGAGGCAATCACCGTCGGTATCCCGGTCATCGCGATGTGCGACTCCAACAACACGACCTCGAACGTCGACCTCGTCGTCCCGACGAACAACAAGGGTCGAAAGGCGCTGTCGGTCGTCTACTGGCTGCTCGCCAACGAGACGCTCGACAAGCGCGGCGCGGAGCCGACGTACGCGCTCGAAGACTTCGAGACCGAACTGTAA
- a CDS encoding ribonuclease J has translation MEIDIATIGGYEEVGRQMTAVRAGDDIVIFDMGLNLSKVLIHDNVETERMHSLDLIDMGAIPDDRVMSDLEGDVQAIVPTHGHLDHIGAISKLAHRYDAPIVASPFTIELVKQQIEGEQKFGVNNDLQKMEAGEMLEIGDSGNVQLEFVNVTHSIIDAINPVVHTPEGAVVYGLDKRMDHTPVIGDPIDMDRFREIGREGNGVLAYIEDCTNAGRKGRTPSESTARGHLKDVMGSIEDYDGGIVATTFSSHIARVSSLVEFAKDMGRQPVLLGRSMEKYSGTAERLGFVDFPDDVGMYGHRKSVDRTFKRIMNEGKENFLPIVTGHQGEPRAMLTRMGRGETPYQLDEGDKVLFSARVIPEPTNEGQRYQSEKLLGMQGARIYDDIHVSGHLREEGHYQMLDALEPQNVIPAHQDMKGFAPYVDLAAKKGYTLGRDLHVTRNGNIINLVE, from the coding sequence ATGGAAATCGATATTGCAACAATCGGCGGCTACGAGGAAGTGGGTCGGCAGATGACTGCCGTCCGCGCTGGCGACGACATCGTCATCTTCGACATGGGGCTGAACCTGTCGAAGGTCCTCATCCACGACAACGTAGAGACGGAACGAATGCACAGCCTCGACCTCATCGACATGGGGGCGATTCCTGACGACCGCGTCATGAGCGACCTCGAGGGTGACGTGCAGGCTATCGTGCCGACGCACGGCCACCTCGACCACATCGGTGCCATCTCGAAGCTGGCACACCGGTACGACGCACCCATCGTCGCCTCGCCGTTCACTATCGAACTGGTGAAACAGCAGATCGAGGGCGAACAGAAGTTCGGCGTCAACAACGACCTCCAGAAGATGGAGGCGGGCGAGATGCTCGAAATCGGTGACTCCGGCAACGTCCAACTGGAGTTCGTCAACGTCACCCACTCCATCATCGACGCGATCAATCCGGTCGTCCACACGCCCGAGGGCGCGGTCGTCTACGGGCTGGACAAGCGGATGGACCACACGCCGGTCATCGGCGACCCGATCGACATGGACCGGTTCCGAGAGATCGGCCGCGAGGGCAACGGCGTGCTCGCGTATATCGAGGACTGTACCAACGCCGGTCGCAAGGGCCGCACGCCCTCCGAGTCGACCGCCCGCGGTCACCTGAAGGACGTGATGGGGTCCATCGAGGACTACGACGGCGGTATCGTCGCCACCACGTTCTCCTCTCACATCGCGCGCGTCTCCTCGCTCGTCGAGTTCGCCAAGGACATGGGCCGCCAGCCGGTCCTGCTCGGCCGCTCGATGGAGAAGTACTCCGGCACGGCAGAGCGGCTCGGCTTCGTTGACTTCCCCGACGACGTGGGGATGTACGGCCACCGCAAGTCCGTCGACCGGACGTTCAAGCGAATCATGAACGAGGGGAAGGAGAACTTCCTCCCCATCGTGACGGGCCACCAGGGCGAGCCGCGTGCAATGCTCACCCGGATGGGTCGCGGCGAGACGCCGTACCAGCTCGACGAGGGTGACAAGGTGCTGTTCTCTGCCCGCGTCATCCCGGAGCCGACCAACGAGGGGCAGCGCTACCAGTCCGAGAAGCTGCTCGGCATGCAGGGTGCCCGCATCTACGACGACATCCACGTCTCGGGCCACCTCCGCGAGGAGGGCCACTACCAGATGCTCGACGCGCTCGAACCCCAGAACGTCATCCCGGCCCACCAGGACATGAAAGGCTTCGCGCCGTACGTGGACCTCGCGGCCAAGAAGGGGTACACGCTCGGACGTGACCTCCACGTAACGCGCAACGGCAACATCATCAACCTGGTCGAATGA